Below is a genomic region from Falco naumanni isolate bFalNau1 chromosome 17, bFalNau1.pat, whole genome shotgun sequence.
CTCCTTCCTCCACGTCCCGGGGCTGAGGCGCCTCCTCCCCCTCGCCAGGCCTGGGGACAGACACCACGGGAAGGTGAGCCAGGGACAGAGAAAGCCGAGCTGGGAAGTGGGTCAGGGCCATGGTGACACCCGAGGCGCTGGCAGAGGTGGCTGGTCTCCTGGGCCACCACGGCTCAGAGAGGTGGCCTTGGTGCCACGCGGCGAGGAAGCCCCTGCCCCTACCCGAGACGATGTTGACGATGTGGTAGGGGATGCCCAGGGACTGGTAGAACTCCTCCGCCGTGGCTATCATCTCCTCAAACATCTCCCACGACTTGTTGTCGTGGGGCGAGGCGTAGACGAACTGCTCGATCTGCAAAGAGAACGGAACCCCGCGCTGGCGCCGGCCCCGGCCACAGCCCCACGTTCCCAACGGGAATGCCGCCCTGCTCCGCTCACCTTCTCGAACTGGTGGACACGGAAGATGCCGCGGGTGTCGCGGCCGTGCGAGCCCACCTCCTGACGGAAGCAGGTCGACAGCCCCGCGTACTTGATGGGCAGATCCTCCGGCTTCAGCCACTCGTCGCGGTGCAGGGCGGCGATGGGCTGCTCCGAGGTGGCGATCAGGTACTTCTCGTCGATGGAACTGTCGTCAGCTTTCTCGCTGCCTTTGCCGATCACCTGGGGGGAACAAGAGCCACCGTCCCCCTTACCCAGCTGCTCCCGCGCCTCCGGGGACCGACGCTCCCTGGCAGATGCGCAGGCAGccgctctccctgcctgcacacGGACAGGCAGCCAGGCTTTCCAGGGCCGGCACTCGGGAGCGGGGACAGGACGGTGGGGGAAAGGGAGCAGCTGCCGTTTGTTGCCTGTCTGGCCTCCTTCAAAGGACCCGATGGCCTcctgccagcagggctggggaccggCCACCTCCCTGTCACCGCATTGCCATGACAACCGTGTCAGCCCTGAAGATGGACCCAGGAGATACGGAGCAgaagggagctgctggcacGGCCCTGCCGGGGCAGAGGGGATCCCAGccacccccctccctgcagGGGAAGCTGCGTGGTGGTGGCTCCGTCGGGAAGCTGGTGCCCGCAGGGGATGGCGGGTGCCAGGCAGTGAGACACAGAGACCTGGCGGGCGTCGAGCCGCTCACCTTGTAGAGCTCCTCGTCAAACTGGCTGAGCTGGGCCACCTCCTGCATCACCTCCTTCCGCATGAAGAAGGGGGTGTAGACGGGAGTGTAGCCCTTGGCGCGGAGGCTCTGCAGGGCGTACTGGATCAGGGCCTGCTCCAGGAACACCAGGGGACCCTGGGGGACGAGGGAAGCAACTGTCAGGCACACACCCCACTGTGCCACCCCTTCTTGCCCAGCGGGTCTGGGAGCATGCGGAGCCCACGCCAGCTTCAGGCTGCTCCGGCCGGCTCAGCATCACCCTCAGACTGGAGACACGCCGGAGCTGGATCCCGAGGCTGCCCCAGCCACAGCGGCGGCACCACCAAGGCCAGAGTCCATCTCACGCAATGAGCTCATGGCGCCGTGGAGGCCCCCAGCGAGCTCGGCCCAGGGGAGGAGATGCCACGACCCCCGTGCCCCCCTCGCTCCCCTCAGCTCTCCCTCTGGCTCTGATCACTGCCGCCCCCCGTGGGGGTCTGGGCTCTCACCTTTAGGAAGTAGCCCCGGCTGCCCGCGACAATGGCCCCCTTCTCTCCCTCGTAACCATCCACCATCACCACCAGGTCCACGTGGGAATacttcttcctgcagctgcagtcaCCCCAGACCCGCTCCACCTTGTTGTCCACGTCCTGTAGAAAGAAcaagagaggaggaggggaagccCATCACCTCAGCTCCCAGGGCTGCGGCAACACCAGTCTCTGCATTGCACTGGGCCCAGTTTTGGATCCCAGACTACAGAGCCTGGCACCCCAGTCCTGATCTCAACCAGTTGCTTATTATGCAGCCACTTGGCAGCTGGCCCAGCCCAATTGTGTTCCCCCTGCAAAATATTCCTGCCGGATGAATGAGGGCAGCGGAGGGAGATCCCAGCCCCCCGGCTAGAAGCGAGTTTCCCATGTATTCCCCCAACAATGGCTGTGTCCAGCGTTGTCTGAGCTGCTCTTTGTCTGCTCCCGGCAGGAAACACTGTCTTGTCATGCAGATTTCATTCACCCGCCCGCTGATCTTGGGTTGGGGGGACCTCCCCGCAGCGAGCCCCCCGCTTGCCGGCAGTTGTCTGGCTTTGATGAACCGGCACAGCCGGCCCCGAGTGTACTCTTTTCCCTACCTCATCGTTGCTTATGGGCACCGAGGGGTGGAGGAGGTTCCCGATCTCCCGGAGGCTCTCGAAACGTTCTGCCTCCAGCCTCACACGCTCAGCATCGCATTTGAGGATGGCTTCGTCAATGAGGAGACGGACTTTCTTTATC
It encodes:
- the SARS1 gene encoding serine--tRNA ligase, cytoplasmic — translated: MVLDLDLFRADKGGDPAMVRDMQRKRFKDPALVDALVRADGAWRRCRFRADNLNKLKNLCSKTIGDKMKKKEPVGTDESVPENVQNLDELTADILGALQVSQIKKVRLLIDEAILKCDAERVRLEAERFESLREIGNLLHPSVPISNDEDVDNKVERVWGDCSCRKKYSHVDLVVMVDGYEGEKGAIVAGSRGYFLKGPLVFLEQALIQYALQSLRAKGYTPVYTPFFMRKEVMQEVAQLSQFDEELYKVIGKGSEKADDSSIDEKYLIATSEQPIAALHRDEWLKPEDLPIKYAGLSTCFRQEVGSHGRDTRGIFRVHQFEKIEQFVYASPHDNKSWEMFEEMIATAEEFYQSLGIPYHIVNIVSGSLNHAASKKLDLEAWFPGSGAFRELVSCSNCTDYQARRLRIRYGQTKKMMDKVEFVHMLNATMCATTRTICAILENYQTEEGVRIPEKLQDFMPPDLRELIPFVKAAPIEQELSKKQKKQQEGGKKKPAGGSERVLEEQMQNMGVNSA